DNA sequence from the Pseudomonas tritici genome:
ACTGCTGCCTATCCTCGACGACCTGGCAGTCTTGATGCTGGCGATCACCGACAGTGGCCAGCATGAGTTCGAGGCTTACCTCAAGCAGCTCAACGAGCGCCTCGAAGCGTTCCAGGGGCATTTGCAGGTCGCCAGCGACGGCCACGCCGATAGCCGTTCCGCCGCCCGGGAGCTGGACACGCAGATCCGCGAACAGGTCGACGGCCTGCAAAGCAGCGTGCAGGAAGCCGCCGACCTGGACAGCCTCAAGCACGTATTGGAAAGCCATCTCGAAGGCCTGCTAGGCACCATGGATGAGCACCAGCAGCAGCGCGATCAACGTGAGCAGGAAACGGCTGCACGTCTGAAGGGCCTGGCCGAGCGGGTTGCCAATATGGAGCAGGAAGCCCAAGGCTATCGCGAGCACCTGGAGGTTCAACGCCAGAAGGCCCTGATCGATCCACTCACCGGCTTGCCCAATCGCGCAGCGTGGAGTGAGCGCCTGGATCAGGAGGTCAACACTTGGCACCAGCGCGGCAACAACCTTTCGCTGGCGATGCTGGACCTGGATCACTTCAAGCGCATCAACGATGGCTACGGCCACCTGGCTGGCGACAAGGTGCTGAAGATCATCGCCAATGTGCTGCGCAACCGCCTGCGACCGACTGACTTTATCGCGCGCTTTGGCGGTGAAGAGTTTGTCTTGCTGATGCCTGACTCATCCTTGACGGATGCCCTGGCGGCGGGCGAGGTGTTGCGCGCAGCGATTGAAGCGTGCCCGTTTCATTTCAAGGGCGAGCCGGTGACGATCACGGTGTCCATGGGCGTGGCGCAGTTCCAGCCGGGAGAGCGCAGTGACCTGGCGCTCAAGCGCGCCGATGCGGCGCTATACCGGGCAAAGGCGGCGGGACGGAATCAGGTGCAGGCAGCCTAAAAAATGTTCCATTTTGTAATTTGACCGCCGGGCCACAATCGGTACGTTACACTGTTGCATTATCGTCTTCAGTGTAATGCCTTCCGCCATGAAATCCTTGTACTTTGCTTTTGTGCTCCTTCTGCTTGCGGGCTGCGCCAGCGGCCCTCGCCTGGACACCAACCACCCCTCGGTGAATCACGATAACCGCGTGCAATTCGTGGTCGTCCATTACACTTCCACCAACCTTGAACGCTCCCTGGCATTGCTCACCCACGGCCAGGTCAGCAGCCACTACCTGATCGGCGACGATGCCTCCGCCACCATTTACAAGCTGGTGGATGAGAGCCAGCGCGCCTGGCATGCAGGGGAAAGCGAGTGGATGGGGCGCACCTGGCTTAACTCCAGCTCCATCGGGATCGAGATCGTGAACCCTGGCTACAAGGACACGCCGACTGGCCGACTCTGGTACCCCTACTCTGAGGCGCAGGTGCAATCCCTGGTGGTCTTGCTCAAAGACATCAGTAAGCGCAACGGCATCGACCCCAAAAACATTATTGGTCACAGCGATATCGCACCGCTGCGCAAGTTGGACC
Encoded proteins:
- a CDS encoding N-acetylmuramoyl-L-alanine amidase, producing the protein MKSLYFAFVLLLLAGCASGPRLDTNHPSVNHDNRVQFVVVHYTSTNLERSLALLTHGQVSSHYLIGDDASATIYKLVDESQRAWHAGESEWMGRTWLNSSSIGIEIVNPGYKDTPTGRLWYPYSEAQVQSLVVLLKDISKRNGIDPKNIIGHSDIAPLRKLDPGPLFPWKRLAAEGLGVWPDAQAVARYRVQYATELPSITWFQEELARLGYQTPQTGELDVATRHVIAAFQMHFRPSLFDGAPDAESAAILRALNHR